CCAAGCAAGTCACAGAGACAAAGTATCCAATGTACTGCACAGTACAGCACTGTAAGGTACAGGCATCCCCCTTCTAAACATGTTCGTTATTCCTTCTACTGTACCGTGAAAAGCGCGGGGCATCTAACTTACTAGCTGCGTACACAGGTACTGTGCATTCATTTTTACCGTCTTTCCATGAGCCAAAGTGGCGGACAAGTTTTTCGatccatcacatcgcatcacaTCCCTACAGTGCAACACCCCTGAAAGCCTCTTTTTAGCAAATGATCAGCCGCCAATCTGCGTGTCCGTCCAGACGGTTGGGTCGGGCGTCGGCTGGCCCTGACCGCCTGGCTTCTAGAGCGGTGAAGCCAGGAACAAGGGTTACGAACTACCAACCCCtgttctctttcttctttctgtctctgacTCTGTCTGTGACTCTGAGACTCTCTCTTTTGTCTGACCAGTCTCATCGTTGCAAATAGTAGAATGCCACGACGAAAGCAAGAGAGTCAACACTTTTACTCATGATAGACTTACCTACTGGACTAGCACCGCTACTATACATCCCAATGACACATACCACACACCCCCGGCTGCAGACTTGACAGCATACACAGTGGATCTTGTCACTGGAGCTGTTGGAGCTTTGCTGTAGGTACGGGCCCAAACAGGCGGGATCTGGTGCGATGCGATAGCGGTCTCGTGGATTGGCCCCATAGGCAAGGTACCTAGTCAAAGTTAAGTAGCGTTAAAAGTAAAGGTCCGGGGTTTGTGTAGacaaaagacaagaaaaaaaaagatgtCAAATATGCAATCCACTCATTCACGTATTCGTCTTTGACCTGtgagttgttgatgaggccagCGTTCAACCATAACAGCCCAGCACAACAAATCAGTCTCTGTCTTCCCTGTCTCCCACTCGACTCAGGTCTCAGTTTTACTTTCATCTCAACTGTTGGGCCTGGCCGGATACGTACGCACATGTACAACGCTTGTGTTGCATTGCAGTCGAACGGTTCCTTAAGCCTCCCAGCTAAAAACACACGCGGACGCATCTCTAGCTGCCGATACTCATCCGTAAACAAGAGAGCCGCTGCTTATTGGCTTCACTTTCGAatcctcttcactctctCCCTCAGAGGATGTGCACCTTTGCTTTCTGTTAGCTCCTCGAAACTGTTCGGCGCCGCTTCTAAAGGGTACGTACCTCCGGGGAAGTCGGCCGTCCGTCCGGGACCGTGGGCCGAAGACTTGACCCCATTTACGTCAAAGAACCAAACCCACTTTAGCACATGGGACGTTGGAGCTTTTTGCTTCACAACGCACGCACGCAACTCCATTTCTAAATTCAGCTGTCGCTTCTTCAATTaactcatgctcatgcttCAGCGGGATCGCCAATCCCTAAATCCTATCCTATCCTATCCCCTCCCCAGTGCATGCCTCGGCAAATGCGCCGTTGAACCGCACCTCAACGTAGCATTCAGCGCCCAAGTCTGCACAGCAGAGACTCCGGATTGGCCTCTTGTACCAGTAATTCTTGAATCCTTGTCGCCAAACCCCGGCGCTTCGGGGCCTTGAATTATTCTTCGTCATGTCGCTCCTCCGGCATCTCGTCACCTCCGCCGTCCGGCGCCCGTCTACTGCTACCACAGCTTCCTTCATTACCCTCCGTCCCGCTGCTAGAATGCTCTCGACCTTACCACGCTTACCGCTCTTCGAAGCTGTTGCACAACATGATCCAGATTCGAAAGCTGTTATCCACTCTCTTTCCGGTCGGACCTTCAAGTATGGAGAGCTTCTAGGTGATGTTAGCCGCGCACGGGACAGGCTGGCCGAAGCTGCTGGTCGTGAGGACCTCAATGGCGAGCGCATTGCGTTCCTGGTTGAGAATAGTTATGACTACGTAGGTGAGCTCATGATGTGATCCCGCCATAGCGCGTTGCGACAGCCATTGACATGTGCTTATATAGTAACACTCTTGGCCGCAATGGCTGCGCGATCTATCGCCGTGCCTCTATCGCCTGCATTCCCTGCGCCAGAACTACAATACATTCTAAACCAGAGTGAAGCGTCATTGCTAGTCTCCTCACCAAAGTTCGcatccaaggccaaggaagTTCTTGCGACTGAGCTCACAACCCAACCGGCGCATGTAGAGCTTCAGAAGCATCAAGGTGGGGTAAGTCATGACAAGGTGCAACTGAGCGATACCGATGCTGGTGAAGCTGGTATGATGCTGTATACTTCGGGAACGACCAATAAACCCGTAAGTCcgctgatgatgcttcaaTGGCTATGTATGCTAAAGTCTTGGCTTAGAAAGGAGTACTACTCCCCCAATCCGTCTTGACAGCGCAATCTCGCTCCCTCGTTGAGGCCTGGAACTACTCACCCTcagaccatctcctccacgTCCTCCCACTTCATCATATCCACGGAACTGTAAATGCCATCCTTACACCGCTCCTCGCCGGCTCAACAATCGAGTTCATGTTCCCATTCAACGCCGATGCCGTATGGAAGCGTTTCTCAGCTCCATTCCTCGCCAGTGACTCCTCGACACCTAAGGAAAGGATCACGTTCTTCACAGTCGTACCCACAGTGTATAGCAGGCTACTTACCTCATATAAGAGTCTCCCTCCAGAGACTCAAGAAGCCGCCCGAAAGGCCATCTCTCCAGAGAACATGCGCCTCTCCATTTCTGGTTCCGCCGCACTCCCAACGCCTATCAAGACCGCCTGGAAAGATCTTAGCCATGGAAATGTCCTCCTCGAGCGCTACGGTATGACCGAGGTCGGTATGGCGCTGAGCTGCGGTCTGGACTTTTCAGATCGTGTAGATGCCAGTGTTGGCTGGCCACTACCGTCTGTTGAAGCTCGTCTAGTCGATGTGGATAATGGTGAAATtatcaaagaaggagaagaagtcgatacTCAAGGTCGTGAGCGCTCTGGTGAGATCCAGCTAAGAGGCCCTACCATCTTCCGCGAGTACTGGCGAAATCCAACCGCAACAGCAAGCGAATTCGTTGAAGATTCAGACGGTAAGGGGAAATGGTTCAAGACGGGCGACGTAGCTGTCCGCCGTCCAGTCCCCTCCGCCACTGCTTCCCAGTCATGGACACATGGCCCCCTTTACTTCATCCAAGGACGCAAGTCCgctgatatcatcaagacaGGGGGCGAAAAGGTAAGCGCTCTAGAAGTCGAGCGAGAGCTATTATCCCTCCCCGAGGTCGCCGAAGCAGCTGTCGTGGCTGTGCCTAGTGGGCAATGGGGCCACAAGGTCGGCGCTGTCCTGGTTCTAGATAaagatgttgtcaagaagtgGTCAGCTCTCGATATGCGTAGAGCCCTCAAGGGACGCTTGGCAAGTTATAAGATTCCCCAGGTCATGCGACTTGTTGATCAAATACCCCGAAATGCTAtgggcaagatcaacaagaagcaatTGGTCAAAAGCATCTTCCCAGATGATATCAGCGGGGACGAGAGTTGATCTGATCGACTTTCGTTGAAAAATCAAACGTGTAAGATATGAAACTCGATGATCGCTCTACCTGTAACACACAACTCACCAAGTATATGCGAACATTGTTTCAGCAAGTTGGTAGTAATTGAGTATGCCTAGCAGGTATTCATGTGAAGCAACTGATTACAGTTGGTTGAAAGTACAAAAATCTATTTTCCTTTCCCCTCCATGGGTGTCCCTTTTCATACTTCGTGGATGCCACTTGGGAAACAGCCCTCCAAGCAACGCCAATGGAACATTGAGCCAAATGAAATTAAGGATAAATCGTGCCCAGGCTGACTGAGCGGTTTACATATCCGGGTTCAAGCCAGTCGCCGCCCGATCCTTGCTGTCCCGCTTCTGCTTCAACAACTCGTTGACCTCTCGTGAATCGCCAGATGAACGGCGTCAGGTTCAGAAACGTGAAAATGGTCATTATCGGATATCGTGCTAAATCAACGTCGTGCCTCTGCGTAAATCCTCGCACTTTTAAACAACGTGCTTAGCCTTGGCTCGTGTGCTGCCTGAGTGGGCACTGTCGGTGTGTCCAGAGAACTCGACCTGCTCCGCGGCAGGCAGctcgagaacctccttgAACTTGCGGCCGATAGACAGGAGAATCTCCTTACCCTTCTCACTACTACGGCCCTTGCCACCAGCAACATCGCCTTCACCTCGGCCGGGGATGCTCTTTCCGATGGTACGGGTCCAGACACCAATTCGGAAGAAGGCCTTTCGGACGTTGACAACTACACCCATGACCTCgccatcgtcctcgtcctcgagaGTCTCACCAATAGCGGCCATCATGACCTGGAGCCAAAGGCGGTCGACATCAATGTTTCGCTTATCCTTGTACTGGTAAGACCACTTGCCGCCGTGCTTGTTCTGGGGGTCCTCCCACTCAGGGCGGACGCCGGCCTTGAAGAGGTGGTAGTCGGATTTGAGGGAAAGCTCGGAAACGGGTGCGACATTATTCTAAAAAATTAGCACGAGGAAGATTTGAGGCCAGGGTGGTGACTCACGTAAACGCCCCAAAATTCCTCAACGGAGTCGAAGGTGATAACTTCCTTAAGGAGATCGTTCCAGTTGTCGCCCTATCACAAGTATTAGTATCACATTTCAGCGTTAAGAGTATGTTTTCGTACCTTGCCACTCGGGGGCTTTGTGAACCAGAGAGTCCACTTGTTCTGAAGAGGGTGCTTCACGTTGAAGTTGTCCTTGTCGTGGAAAACGGTGACGGGCTTGTCGTCGTCCTTGACATCGGAAGAATCCTCCTTGCCAGCAGGGTCGACGGGAATAGTGGTGAGGTCGACCTGCTCGTCCATCTTGGGGGTGTCAGCTACAGCGGCGGCCATTTTATTGGTTTTCTGTTTGAGTGGTCGTGGCGGAAGTTAAAGGGTTTCGCGGATGAAATATCGCGGGGCAGAGTCGATAAAGTAGAGGCAAAAGAAGTGGAAGTAAGAGATTCAGAAGTGGGGCCAGAAGCAATGAAAATGAAGGTTCAAATTTCACAGCAATTCCTTCCTTTCTTGGAGAGTTTGTCTGCAACTTTGCACCAGGCAAGAGTCGCGAATAGCGGTAGAGTGAGAAGGAGTAATAGTTGAATTTAACGTTGTCGGAAGGTGCGAATGCGCCTGTTGAAGTTTGGTTTGTGTCGCGAGGCGCAAGCAAAAATTCTTGGGTGCTGACCTAAAACTGCTTAACTTTTGAGTTTGGCAAGCGCACCGGCTGTGTACCTGACTTCTGCCTGATATGTGAGGCCACAATTCTTTGCCTCTGgcttgcttcatcttctaACGTTTCAAAAGTCAAACAAATCTCATATTTCCTATTCAACTCCTTAATAGCCAGGTATTCGCATTAATTTGCAAGGGACAATGCCAGGGCTACAATGACGCCGCAGGTATCGTTAACCCTTCTCTTGTTTCAACATGGGCCTCACGTGCCAAGCAAGGTCCCTCTTTGTTCCAACTTTGTGTCTATATCCGATCCATGCTCCTGGGCCTAATGATTTGCTTCCAAGGTCCTAGTAAGTTTATCAACTATGGGAGGCTAACATTAGAATATCCTTatgccaaggtcaagaggGGAAACCGGTATTGCACAGGGTATTTCTCAGGAGAAGAAACCCTCTCTTGGTTAGTGTTTCAACGATACTTGCAATGACATTCAAGCAACATATCCACAAATCGAGCTGGTATGAACCTGACTGTCAACTAGCGTCTATTGGGCCTCGAGAGTTTGATGCAGCTCAACTGCATATGACGCAGTGTTTTCAGTCACGCGCATATCCAACGTGGAAAATGGTGTACAAATTTGCTCTTGAAAGTGAGCCTATGAGCTTTTAAAGGCTCATAAATGCCACGCTGATGTGCCATTGGCTTGTCGAATATTACAATGCGCTGTCATACTTGGTACAAGTATGATCTCCTGGCATGGATGAATTCGGGTTATCAATTCAACTTCATGACCCCATTCATGCCTCCACCTCAAACGGTTTAACCACAAACCTCTGTACATTTTTGAGCTGTTCGACCCTCGCACCATTTCTCATGTAGGCTGGGATCTAGACATTTCTCTAACCCTGGTAAAGTGTGCCAACAGCCACATTCAAATAAGACACATTGGGGCTAAAACATCAAGGACAAAGGATCAACACAGTCAGATATAAACAGCAAAGGCGGTTTCACACAATTGTTTTCATCCAGTCAGAAGCTCTGCTCTAGCCAACTTGCACTAACTTTGACTTGCTGCGACACTTCTCCCTTGAAGCGAGGCGTTCGAGGCGCCAACGATCATCCACAGCTACAATTAAGTCTCAACAGTCACCCACCTTTAACACGTTCACCATTCACAGTCGATCTTGGGCCGAAGGAGTGGGATTTCCCTTTAACGTTTCCCAACTTCATTGGCTTTTGTAAATATTCCTCGTCCCACAAAGGGACTGACAACTGGTGTGCACCCGCTTCATTACGTACTCTACACCATGGTCTTGTCCCAAATGATCGCCAGAGACACGCTAGGTGGTCCTGCAGGAGCGCAGGTACTGGCTATGCCACTCTGGAATGTGAACGCGCCTCACAACCTCGATTTCATCCCACCATCGCGACCCCACGGGTCCCTTGGTGTGTCTGCGAGCCCCTCATGCTCATGAGCCATCATCCGAGACCTATGCGATCAACCGTGGGCTGACCAGGGTTGGCATGCCGGGCCTTTTCGTTCATAGTCGACCTGATATCCATATATAGATGCACCAACTTATAACAAGTCCGTCTTTCccatcaaagacaaaggagTTCCCCTCACCAACACACCCTCTCAACCCAACTCTTTGTGCCTCTTCTTTTACTGTGTCCAAAGCACAACCACACAATCTACTACCAACTCAAGTTGCCATCATGGAGCCAGAGACAGTAGCCACCTCCTTTGAGAAAGATGCTTGCAAGACAAAGGACAATGCCCCCAAGGGCAAGACTCGAAGTAGTTCTCTTTTAACAATCAGCTCGGGCTTCACCTTTCTGGCTGCTCTCCCTGGAGGATCaagctcttcgtcgtctttcagatcatcatcttttcGATAAATacccaacatcatctcttACTTTGTTCGATCTGTCCCTCATTTGCACACTCTTTTGTTTAATTGTTTATCATAGCTTACACTCTGCCGGGCCAGCTGTTTCTTTCTACATTCCTTCTCAACGTTTTAACTCAACccgtttctcttctttgttaTACCACATACAAAATGCTGGAGCTCAGGTCATTTAGTCCTGTACGCCGCAGTCTTGACTTTACGCCATTTTGTTCAGAGATGGAATTACCAAGCAATTTTTACGAGTACCACTTCAGACGTCTTGGTGCTGAGATCTGTACTATTGTGTTATCAGCATTCTCCCCCAAAGAGGAACACCAGGCTCCTCGAACGTCCCCGTGGCTAAGAGACTATCCGGAAGAATTCATCAGATATGTTGAGCTTGTAGCTCATATGGACGCACGCGCAGGGAAATGGGAGAGGCTCCTTCGTGATAGGGGTGAGAGGACgaaccttcttcaagctATCATTTTCAAGGCTCTTGACAATCGAGTCTTTTCACGGCTGTTGTTTGGAGCCAGTTCCAAGCATGATGAGACATTACATAATTCCGATATTGCACTCATCAATGAAGAAGGTATGTAATGTAATGCAATACAGGAGCAGCGTCACTAACGTTCTTGGAGGTTTCCAACGTAGCGAACTCCGAGCTCATACCAATAGACTTTGGCTTAAAGCGAGCAGAGGGGAGCCCGACTTGTTTTGGAGACAGGTCGACAAGCTAGCCACCGAGGTTTACCTTCTGTTACTCCCCGTCTACGAGTTCACGGTCAGTTTTGATGGCTATGAACCTATTTCCAAAACGAAGTTGTATCAGCTACTGCACGATGTTATTTCATACGCAGGTTGGCTCAGCGTAGGACTTCGCATGTcatcagccatcttctcattcaACTGGCTCATACCTGGTGAGCTGTACGCACTGAACCAAGTGAGCACCTGTCAACAGGCGTACCAGGCTTCAAAAGAGGCAGCTCAGCAGCATGATATGCGGTTACAAGAGCAGAGACCTGAAAGAGAGAAAATGAGCTCCATGGCTAGAGTCAAGATATCGGTCATTCCAGAGATCATTCAATACCGGCCATATCCCAAGGACTCGAATGTCGAGGGCATTGACTCTTACAAAATGATGGAGCCGCATGCGGTACATTATCAAGGATTGCTAGAAGAACACGATGAGAACAGGGTATTCATCAGCTTGCCAGACTACATCAAGAAGCTACGGGATAGAAATTGCGCACCACGCAACGCTGCCCTGGTCATAATGGTCACTATGTTGATCTGTTTGTGGGTTCTTTATACCACCTCGGGGCAACAAACCTGGCAGAAAGCCAAGGGATGGGTGATTCCGGCGCCTGCCAAGCTTAGGAAACCATTCTGGAGACTATGGTAGTGTATCTACCTGATATATGTAGTTGTGACTAGGTGGGGGTTGTTATGTCTGTTGTTGCACTTGGATTTTGGAGTTTATAAAGGTTACATCGGAACAATACAATGCGACGGTATTTAGTTTTCTTTTTGGCAATTCCGAGAGGAATACCACTCCTCGATCCAATCTGTAAAGTTTTTAAGATAACCATGGGAATGTCATGGATATTAAAGTGTTTGACGGTTTACTTCAGGGTAGTTCTGGGCCAAAGTCAACAGCTTGTAGATGCTCTTTTCGCTCCGGCACCACAACAGCGGATCAAATCCGCAACAGCTGATCGGCTTCCGTAGCTCAGTTGGTTAGAGCGTCGTACTAATACTTCATTCCGAGTATCCGGTAATGCGAAGGTCTCAGGTTCAAGCCCTGGCGGGAGCAATATGTCTCTCAGTGCCCATCAGTTTCATTTTTGATTTTTTGCAGATTTTCCTCGATTATTGAGATCGATTTCCGTCCGGATATCAAGTCTgcgatggtgttgagtggGAATTGGTGTGGTGCTGCGGAAGTCGCCGTCAGTGTAGGAGCGAACTGCCAGGGTGGATCTGATCTTGCCTGATGATCAGATAAGATTAGGAGAAACAGGATCAAATCATTACACCATTCAGATGCAATCCCTTGCCTGTGACCCCCAAGCTGTGCGATGAACCCCTCActgctggtgatggagcCTGCATTGGttcctttctcatccatctgCTTTGAACAAGATCTGCAGACCTCTATCGTTGTGCGAGCAGTCCCAAGTTTAGGATGCCTTAGGATGAGATACTCTAATCTAAGGATCCTAAAGCTTATGATTGCCTCGTCCTAAGCATACCATAAGACACCCTAGATGCTGTCTAGTCTTTCTACGTCCATTATGCTGCAGTGGTAGCTTCGATGAAGTTCCTTTTCGGAATGGTACTTCGGAGAATGTGGTCCCTGATCATCGAGTTGCAATGCATTAGTGTTTCGGGCCTCATTCTGTACAGTTGCTCCCGAGCCCAAGGTATGGGATGTTACTTACATTTCTGACTCGTGTCGAATTGGCACCCGGCTGAAGCATGCAGACGATCAAGGATCTGTTTCGGTAGAACATTTCCAGTAAAAGACCACAATTGACCTCTTTGTTTCGACTACACGGTTCGTCGCACCCCGACAGGTTGGGTGAGCTTCTCTGTATTAGTACCTACTGACACCCGCCATTtcactttcttcttctggaagaacTTTGCCTCATGTCCTCCAAGTCTTGTCTACTTTTCTGTTATAGGCGCTTCTCTGCCATCAAGGCCGATATTTCTGATAAGTGGGAATAACATTGATTTTACGATAAAGTTAATTGATATCGAGTAAGTGGGGGCGATCGATCAGCTCTCATCACAGCTGTCAGCCACCAACTGAAATTTTCACCCATACTATTATTAAGGTGACACTTCAGCTTTGGAAACGTTCAGCACAGCATTCTCATCTCCCAGATACTGATGTGGAGGGAAGTAAGTGTACCAGGAGGAGCAAAACTTCCAACCACCAACTGAGCTAGGATGTTTGAGCTCACGATGAAACATGAAAaccaagagattgaagaatACGAGAAGTCCACGAGGGACCCTGCAGGGACAACAGAGAATCCATCAATCACTCGTAACGGGTAACAACATACAGTAACTGCCGTGATACTTTGATCGAGGGGCTGGGCAACGTGTATCCATAAGCCTAAGGCTTTGTGTAGCCTTTTAGTAGCCGATATTGAGTTTGCGACATTAATTGCCAAGCGAATAGATCGGCTATTGTCTGACAATCGTAGATTGAATCCAAATCGAACATTTCAAGGGCATTCTCACTCATGTCTGCCTCCTATGACTGATTCTGAAAACTTCTCTTGCCATGTTCACTCAGTTCAATTGAAGATGAGACAAAGTTTATTCGGGCCTTCCCGCCCTTCCGCGCGCCAACGGTGTGAAGTATTAAAATTCGGGAGCACCCGTTTTATATGTATGACTTCATCATTTTAACAAATGAAGTCAGTTGAAGAAACAGTGTGTTATTTTGACTTTATTGACTACCACCAAACGTGCAACCGTCAACGATATCAATCGCCTTGGGAAACCCCAATTGTCCCTTTCTCACATTCTCAATGGACATGACTATTGTCCGGGCCCGTCCCGTGTCTCCGATGCCAGCCACCCGCATTTTTGGGTCTTCTGAAGAGCTCCAAGGATGAGACACGGTGACACCCCGCCCCCAGC
This genomic interval from Fusarium verticillioides 7600 chromosome 1, whole genome shotgun sequence contains the following:
- a CDS encoding translation initiation factor 4E, translating into MAAAVADTPKMDEQVDLTTIPVDPAGKEDSSDVKDDDKPVTVFHDKDNFNVKHPLQNKWTLWFTKPPSGKGDNWNDLLKEVITFDSVEEFWGVYNNVAPVSELSLKSDYHLFKAGVRPEWEDPQNKHGGKWSYQYKDKRNIDVDRLWLQVMMAAIGETLEDEDDGEVMGVVVNVRKAFFRIGVWTRTIGKSIPGRGEGDVAGGKGRSSEKGKEILLSIGRKFKEVLELPAAEQVEFSGHTDSAHSGSTRAKAKHVV